A window of Thunnus thynnus chromosome 17, fThuThy2.1, whole genome shotgun sequence contains these coding sequences:
- the LOC137200924 gene encoding myocardin-related transcription factor A-like isoform X3, with translation MLDIFSKRPTVLIISSKQVLQLKLQQRRSREELVNQGIMPPLKSSAAFHEQRRCLERARTEDYLKRKIRSRPERSELIRMHILEETSAEPSLQAKQLQLKRARLTDGLNDKISHRPGPMELIHKNILPVHSSIKQAIIETQFPKVSADNSSCDEDSYDSLSPEQPVSQESPLGLGPLPSPPETLAGSSIPSPSQVPPPAPPLPPISGSSPSLKLTNGVPAPSAQRAGVTCQIKSQPKLNCDRSAQRHKKPKDNKPKIKKLKYHQYIPPDQKGDKEPPPHLDSSYAKILQQQQLFLQLQILSQQQQQQQQQQQQHHNYHTILPAPPKPQTDQQPSSSSSSNSMTTSSPHQLVAAPSTAPSNQGSLSHQSSTPSGGTKPVCLPPNLDEMKVAELKSELKLRGLPVSGTKNDLIERLRTYQELNGGIDTTSSPTVGGTTGLGAEGAGKSPKTAAATVNNSSSQQKQQFQFQCQQISSLISQSADARRSATPAAATPQQLMTCGGTVSPPPVSLTPSDHSPAPMSPEDTCFNSNPLGEMLSLQPSSTSHLPTNIKEEPSCSTAAPCEFSLKPVSLQKHCPVSSAAITTTTTAPAMDKDKMLQQKDKQIEELTRMLRQKQRLVEVLRMQLEHGKRGGQVAEPVVLVRVKQEPPDKPGLPLPSSSLSCEMDVTKVTVKQEAIDAEEVASETTMQSPDTHGLLHSQTQEQIQLQIKPGQTTAQTKQDAHVRLQQTTLQLAQQQAIQKLLLQQQHNIHNNNQMLDNQQNLQRLSQQRKKKSHKQQLKLQQQSQQSQQQHQHSKQHQQQMQLKQQILLKQQKSLLQQQFKQQQQTKQPQQIQIQTKIHLKQQQLLIQQKQKGQKQSLQVSQAHLNQQSCSTPSFTLDLLKSDSTPTLVTDGNGNHFLIALTSHITENQRTDLLENKATNHITLQRLQSTPAKLPSHDPVQLTTADNQSKQSMHLEFLKQQNLKAHNGGLQVSVDEPQQGVAQCLSAPPSLQPFFKDLETTPSGENTISPSSETEVCPSMDVLFSPLSPASIKTVASSPDNKDTEHEDDFIDIILQTGEMSTTFKPAPDPSLDHLSSTSSVSSPPPPSLPGCDTPQFTPPAPPELQIPVDTPEEKQQLSDCTSGRLEDFLESTTGTPLLGVEPGGLLTLIDDLHSQMLCTPSILDHPPSPMDTFNLSAEGEQGLDSMDWLDLTMGEERGEETPALAPLGPPTPTSVFSTDFLDTYDLQTHWDSCL, from the exons AACCGACGGTTTGAACGATAAGATCTCCCACCGCCCGGGGCCTATGGAACTGATCCACAAAAACATCCTACCTGTCCACTCCAGCATCAAACAGGCCATCATAG AGACGCAGTTTCCAAAGGTTTCAGCGGATAACTCGTCATGTGATGAGGACAGCTATGACAGTCTGTCTCCAGAACAGCCAGTCAGCCAGGAGTCTCCTCTGGGCTTGGGACCTCTGCCCTCTCCACCAGAGACACTGGCTGGGAGCAGCATCCCATCTCCTTCACAG GtccctcctccagctcctcctcttccaccaaTCTCTGGATCCTCCCCCTCACTAAAGCTGACCAATGGGGTGCCAGCACCATCTGCCCAGAGGGCAGGTGTTACCTGTCAGATTAAG TCCCAGCCTAAACTAAACTGTGACCGCTCTGCCCAGAGACACAAGAAACCCAAGGACAACAAGCCTAAG ataaagaaattaaaataccATCAGTACATCCCTCCTGACCAGAAGGGAGATAAAGAGCCTCCTCCCCATTTGGACTCATCCTATGCCAAgatcctccagcagcagcagctcttccTGCAGCTCCAGATCCTCAgtcaacagcagcaacagcagcagcagcagcaacagcagcaccacAACTACCACACCATCCTGCCTGCACCACCCAA ACCTCAGACAGACCAGCAgccatcttcctcttcctcctccaatTCCATGACCACCTCCTCCCCACATCAACTTGTCGCTGCCCCTTCAACAGCCCCCTCTAACCAGGGAAGTCTCAGCCATCAGAGTTCTACCCCTTCAGGGGGGACCAAACCAGTGTGTCTACCTCCAAACCTGGATGAAATGAAG GTGGCAGAACTGAAGTCCGAGTTAAAGCTACGTGGCTTGCCTGTCTCCGGCACCAAAAATGACCTTATTGAGAGGCTGAGGACCTACCAGGAGTTGAATGGAGGCATTGACACTACCTCTTCTCCAACAGTAGGGGGTACCACAGGGCTAGGGGCTGAAGGAGCAGGAAAATCCCCTAAAACTGCGGCAGCCACCGTCAATAACAGTTCAtcacaacagaaacaacagtttcagtttcagtgtcagCAGATATCCTCTCTGATCAGTCAGTCAG CTGATGCAAGAAGAAGTGCCACCCCAGCTGCAGCCACTCCTCAGCAGCTCATGACCTGTGGTGGCACTGTATCCCCCCCACCCGTCTCCCTCACCCCCTCTGACCACTCACCGGCCCCCATGAGTCCAGAGGATACCTGCTTTAACAGCAACCCTTTAGGGGAAAtg ctgAGCCTACAGCCATCTTCAACTTCTCATCTCCCCACAAACATTAAAGAAGAGCCCTCGTGCTCCACCGCAGCACCTTGTGAATTCTCTTTAAAGCCCGTCTCTCTGCAGAAACACTGCCCGGTCTCATCAGCTGCCATCACCACCACAACCACAGCTCCAGCTATGGACAAAGACAAGATGCTGCAGCAGAAAGATAAGCAGATAGAGGAATTGACCAGGATGCTAAGGCAGAAACAGAGGCTGGTGGAGGTACTCAGGATGCAGCTGGAGCACGGGAAAAGAGGAGGACAAGTTGCTGAGCCTGTGGTTCTTGTAAGAGTAAAACAAGAACCACCTGATAAGCCCGGTCTCCCACTCCCATCATCCTCCCTTTCATGTGAGATGGACGTTACCAAGGTAACTGTGAAACAGGAAGCCATCGATGCAGAGGAAGTTGCGTCTGAAACAACTATGCAATCACCAGACACTCATGGATTACTGCACTCCCAAACTCAGGAGCAGATTCAGCTGCAAATCAAGCCAGGGCAGACGACcgcacaaacaaaacaagatgcaCATGTACGTCTCCAGCAAACCACTCTGCAGCTGGCCCAGCAACAGGCCATACAGAAACTATTGCTACAGCAACAGCACAACATTCACAACAACAATCAGATGCTGGACAATCAACAGAACCTGCAAAGACTTTCTcagcagagaaagaagaaatctcacaaacagcagctcaaactgcagcagcagagccaaCAGTCacaacaacagcatcagcattcaaaacaacatcaacagcaGATGCAACTGAAGCAACAGATTCTACTGAAGCAACAAAAGTCACTGTTACAGCAGCAAtttaaacaacagcagcagacgAAACAGCCACAACAAATCCAGATACAGACGAAGATACATCTGAAGCAGCAACAGTTGCTAatacaacagaaacaaaagggGCAAAAGCAGTCACTGCAG GTGTCTCAAGCACACCTCAACCAGCAGTCATGCTCCACTCCCTCCTTCACTCTTGATCTCCTCAAGAGTGACTCCACCCCAACTCTGGTCACCGATGGCAACGGTAACCACTTCCTGATCGCACTGACCAGTCACATCACTGAGAACCAAAGAACTGACCTACTTGAGAACAAAGCGACCAATCACATTACACTGCAG CGACTACAGTCTACTCCAGCCAAGCTCCCAAGCCACGACCCTGTTCAGCTGACAACAGCTGATAATCAGTCCAAACAGAGCATGCATCTTGAATTCTTGAAACAACAAAATTTAAAG GCACACAACGGGGGACTGCAGGTATCTGTAGATGAACCTCAGCAGGGAGTCGCTCAGTGTTTGTCAGCACCACCCAGTCTGCAGCCTTTCTTCAAGGACTTGGAGACCACTCCCTCAGGGGAAAACACCATATCACCTTCCTCTGAAACT gAGGTGTGCCCTAGTATGGATGTCCTGTTTAGTCCTCTTTCTCCTGCTTCCATTAAGACAGTTGCGTCATCACCTGATAACAAA GATACAGAGCATGAAGATGATTTTATTGACATCATTTTGCAGACAGGAG AAATgtccaccactttcaaaccagCACCAGACCCTTCTCTGGACCACCTTAGTTCCACGTCTTCTgtctcttcccctcctcccccctccctgcCCGGCTGTGACACCCCACAGTTCACCCCCCCTGCACCACCTGAGCTTCAGATTCCAGTCGACACCCCAGAAGAGAAGCAACAGCTCAGTGATTGTACAAGTGGACGTCTGGAGGACTTTCTGGAAAGCACCACTGGAACGCCTCTCCTGGGGGTGGAGCCTGGTGGTCTGTTGACTTTGATTGATGACCTCCACAGCCAAATGCTGTGCACCCCCAGCATCTTGGACCATCCACCATCTCCCATGGATACATTCAACCTATCAGCGGAGGGGGAGCAAGGCCTGGACAGTATGGATTGGTTGGACCTCACCATGGGAGAAGAGAGGGGTGAGGAAACCCCTGCTCTGGCTCCACTGGGCCCTCCAACACCCACTAGTGTCTTTTCCACAGACTTCCTGGACACATATGACCTGCAGACACACTGGGACTCCTGCCTATAG